The following coding sequences are from one Musa acuminata AAA Group cultivar baxijiao chromosome BXJ1-6, Cavendish_Baxijiao_AAA, whole genome shotgun sequence window:
- the LOC135676345 gene encoding uncharacterized protein At1g24485-like isoform X1 has translation MAKHLKTSLLLLLPLLPLLVATVSAGVFLSIDCGSSESFIDESNIEWVGDNLYIGHGRSFVFRNRGSLSRAMTTLRFFDSRRKSCYRIDVSGGGRVLVRASFNYGNYDGKSFPPSFALQFDANGWDTVVTSLDQPVSREAIYVVKGDATSVCVALTLTNQFPFVSAIEVRSLEWSMYAHVDPSRALFLRTREAFGAQQIVRYKDDVYDRIWTPSIISNGLTALASDTSFIVPDSMDKPPALVLQTAVAPTQPSSLSILLTYRPTSTLTIFMNMYFSEMSELESTQMRSFEIYVDGVNVSAPVSPPYQNFIELSFNMPANSNTAIELRPTADSTLPPIISAMEVFLVSAALSNGTNADDGTSLIETSSNVDSRCSIKRIRMPKTPDFNMIVNALGTLQRQFKVLLDWNGDPCLPLSYNWEWVRCSSDEKPRITELILSGFRLTGVLPNFGALTALEIVDLHDNSLSGEIPDFLGNLPKLRILNLAYDHFSGWVPSSLTQNTKLDLEVSGNQDLCPSGRSCNGRRGSPKEGKGKGLWWKLAIVGLGVFIIICACQIAPDQWQQVYSFLQNQ, from the exons ATGGCTAAGCACCTCAAGACCTCCCTTCTCTTGCTGCTTCCACTACTTCCTCTCCTCGTCGCAACTGTTTCAGCTGGTG TGTTCCTCAGCATCGACTGTGGATCTTCGGAGTCGTTCATCGACGAAAGTAACATCGAATGGGTAGGCGACAACTTGTACATCGGGCACGGCCGAAGCTTCGTCTTCAGGAACCGCGGTTCGCTCTCGCGGGCCATGACCACACTCAGATTCTTCGACTCGAGGAGGAAGAGCTGTTACCGGATCGACGTTAGCGGCGGCGGACGAGTGCTCGTCCGTGCCAGCTTCAACTACGGGAACTACGACGGGAAGTCATTTCCTCCAAGCTTCGCTCTGCAGTTCGACGCCAACGGCTGGGACACGGTGGTGACGTCGCTGGATCAGCCGGTCTCGCGCGAGGCGATCTACGTGGTGAAAGGCGACGCCACCAGCGTGTGCGTCGCCCTGACGCTGACGAACCAGTTCCCGTTCGTGTCCGCCATCGAGGTCAGGAGCTTGGAGTGGAGCATGTATGCCCATGTCGACCCCAGCCGTGCGCTATTCCTGCGAACAAGGGAGGCCTTTGGTGCACAGCAAATCGTGAGGTACAAGGATGATGTTTATGACCGTATATGGACCCCAAGCATAATATCGAACGGGTTGACAGCACTCGCAAGTGATACAAGCTTCATCGTCCCGGATTCAATGGATAAGCCCCCAGCGTTGGTGCTGCAGACTGCAGTAGCACCCACCCAACCATCGAGCTTGTCGATTCTTCTCACTTATCGACCAACATCCACCCTAACAATCTTCATGAACATGTACTTCTCAGAGATGTCCGAGCTAGAGTCCACTCAGATGCGTTCCTTCGAGATCTATGTCGACGGCGTGAATGTTTCAGCACCTGTAAGCCCACCTTACCAGAATTTCATCGAGTTATCCTTTAACATGCCAGCAAACTCCAACACAGCCATCGAGTTGAGGCCCACGGCTGACTCCACGCTTCCGCCAATCATCAGCGCCATGGAGGTTTTCCTTGTCAGTGCTGCTCTGAGCAATGGAACCAATGCAGACGACGGTACGTCTTTGATCGAAACTTCATCCAATGTGGATAGCCGATGCTCAATCAAGCGAATACGAATGCCAAAAACTCCTGATTTCAACATGATAGTGAACGCACTTGGGACTCTGCAACGACAGTTCAAGGTCCTCCTGGACTGGAATGGCGATCCCTGCCTCCCATTATCCTACAACTGGGAATGGGTGAGATGCAGCTCCGATGAAAAACCTAGAATCACAGAACT AATTCTATCCGGATTTAGACTTACTGGAGTTCTGCCCAACTTCGGTGCATTAACTGCCCTGGAAATTGT AGATCTGCACGATAACTCCTTGAGTGGGGAGATTCCAGATTTCTTAGGCAATTTGCCCAAACTACGAATACT AAACTTGGCTTACGACCACTTCAGTGGATGGGTACCCTCCTCGCTGACGCAGAACACCAAACTTGACTTGGA GGTTTCCGGTAATCAAGACTTGTGCCCGTCGGGCCGATCATGCAACGGGAGGAGAGGCTCGCCGAAGGAAGGGAAAGGCAAGGGACTTTGGTGGAAACTCGCCATTGTTGGTCTTGGCGTCTTTATAATAATATGCGCCTGTCAGATAGCCCCCGATCAATGGCAACAAGTTTATTCCTTTTTACAGAACCAATAA
- the LOC135677447 gene encoding uncharacterized protein LOC135677447, with protein MSSGCKSSVSCVDARRPARPTYVNLYRWPESDAEFVKSMTGGRDERVGDDNLVDGRRRWSPSPRVVDSYSCRQMYLRSYTFSKEETATEKARQCLGKAKRRAVVLFPFLQQKTEGRSCVPAHADTKMSRRRSRRKEKKRKVCGTDKKPREISYSALFSIFFRFLFCTSSVEVVDRR; from the coding sequence ATGAGCTCCGGGTGCAAGTCTTCTGTGAGCTGCGTCGACGCACGTCGGCCGGCTAGACCAACCTATGTCAACCTCTACAGGTGGCCGGAGTCCGACGCCGAGTTCGTGAAGTCGATGACAGGAGGAAGGGACGAGAGAGTCGGTGATGACAACCTCGTCGacgggaggaggaggtggagtccGAGCCCAAGGGTGGTGGATAGTTACTCATGCCGGCAGATGTACCTAAGGAGCTACACCTTCTCCAAGGAGGAGACCGCCACGGAGAAGGCACGACAGTGCCTCGGCAAGGCTAAGCGACGAGCTGTCGTCCTGTTCCCTTTTCTCCAGCAGAAGACCGAGGGCCGCAGCTGTGTTCCTGCTCATGCTGATACCAAGATGAGCAGACGTCGCagcaggaggaaggagaagaagcgaAAGGTCTGCGGAACAGATAAGAAGCCAAGAGAGATCTCTTACTCCGCACTGTTCTCCATTTTCTTCCGGTTCCTCTTCTGCACCTCCAGCGTCGAAGTAGTCGACAGAAGGTGA
- the LOC135676345 gene encoding uncharacterized protein At1g24485-like isoform X2: protein MAKHLKTSLLLLLPLLPLLVATVSAVFLSIDCGSSESFIDESNIEWVGDNLYIGHGRSFVFRNRGSLSRAMTTLRFFDSRRKSCYRIDVSGGGRVLVRASFNYGNYDGKSFPPSFALQFDANGWDTVVTSLDQPVSREAIYVVKGDATSVCVALTLTNQFPFVSAIEVRSLEWSMYAHVDPSRALFLRTREAFGAQQIVRYKDDVYDRIWTPSIISNGLTALASDTSFIVPDSMDKPPALVLQTAVAPTQPSSLSILLTYRPTSTLTIFMNMYFSEMSELESTQMRSFEIYVDGVNVSAPVSPPYQNFIELSFNMPANSNTAIELRPTADSTLPPIISAMEVFLVSAALSNGTNADDGTSLIETSSNVDSRCSIKRIRMPKTPDFNMIVNALGTLQRQFKVLLDWNGDPCLPLSYNWEWVRCSSDEKPRITELILSGFRLTGVLPNFGALTALEIVDLHDNSLSGEIPDFLGNLPKLRILNLAYDHFSGWVPSSLTQNTKLDLEVSGNQDLCPSGRSCNGRRGSPKEGKGKGLWWKLAIVGLGVFIIICACQIAPDQWQQVYSFLQNQ from the exons ATGGCTAAGCACCTCAAGACCTCCCTTCTCTTGCTGCTTCCACTACTTCCTCTCCTCGTCGCAACTGTTTCAGCTG TGTTCCTCAGCATCGACTGTGGATCTTCGGAGTCGTTCATCGACGAAAGTAACATCGAATGGGTAGGCGACAACTTGTACATCGGGCACGGCCGAAGCTTCGTCTTCAGGAACCGCGGTTCGCTCTCGCGGGCCATGACCACACTCAGATTCTTCGACTCGAGGAGGAAGAGCTGTTACCGGATCGACGTTAGCGGCGGCGGACGAGTGCTCGTCCGTGCCAGCTTCAACTACGGGAACTACGACGGGAAGTCATTTCCTCCAAGCTTCGCTCTGCAGTTCGACGCCAACGGCTGGGACACGGTGGTGACGTCGCTGGATCAGCCGGTCTCGCGCGAGGCGATCTACGTGGTGAAAGGCGACGCCACCAGCGTGTGCGTCGCCCTGACGCTGACGAACCAGTTCCCGTTCGTGTCCGCCATCGAGGTCAGGAGCTTGGAGTGGAGCATGTATGCCCATGTCGACCCCAGCCGTGCGCTATTCCTGCGAACAAGGGAGGCCTTTGGTGCACAGCAAATCGTGAGGTACAAGGATGATGTTTATGACCGTATATGGACCCCAAGCATAATATCGAACGGGTTGACAGCACTCGCAAGTGATACAAGCTTCATCGTCCCGGATTCAATGGATAAGCCCCCAGCGTTGGTGCTGCAGACTGCAGTAGCACCCACCCAACCATCGAGCTTGTCGATTCTTCTCACTTATCGACCAACATCCACCCTAACAATCTTCATGAACATGTACTTCTCAGAGATGTCCGAGCTAGAGTCCACTCAGATGCGTTCCTTCGAGATCTATGTCGACGGCGTGAATGTTTCAGCACCTGTAAGCCCACCTTACCAGAATTTCATCGAGTTATCCTTTAACATGCCAGCAAACTCCAACACAGCCATCGAGTTGAGGCCCACGGCTGACTCCACGCTTCCGCCAATCATCAGCGCCATGGAGGTTTTCCTTGTCAGTGCTGCTCTGAGCAATGGAACCAATGCAGACGACGGTACGTCTTTGATCGAAACTTCATCCAATGTGGATAGCCGATGCTCAATCAAGCGAATACGAATGCCAAAAACTCCTGATTTCAACATGATAGTGAACGCACTTGGGACTCTGCAACGACAGTTCAAGGTCCTCCTGGACTGGAATGGCGATCCCTGCCTCCCATTATCCTACAACTGGGAATGGGTGAGATGCAGCTCCGATGAAAAACCTAGAATCACAGAACT AATTCTATCCGGATTTAGACTTACTGGAGTTCTGCCCAACTTCGGTGCATTAACTGCCCTGGAAATTGT AGATCTGCACGATAACTCCTTGAGTGGGGAGATTCCAGATTTCTTAGGCAATTTGCCCAAACTACGAATACT AAACTTGGCTTACGACCACTTCAGTGGATGGGTACCCTCCTCGCTGACGCAGAACACCAAACTTGACTTGGA GGTTTCCGGTAATCAAGACTTGTGCCCGTCGGGCCGATCATGCAACGGGAGGAGAGGCTCGCCGAAGGAAGGGAAAGGCAAGGGACTTTGGTGGAAACTCGCCATTGTTGGTCTTGGCGTCTTTATAATAATATGCGCCTGTCAGATAGCCCCCGATCAATGGCAACAAGTTTATTCCTTTTTACAGAACCAATAA
- the LOC135676347 gene encoding calcium-transporting ATPase 1, endoplasmic reticulum-type-like encodes MGKGGQDDGKKGVETPISNFPAWARSVQECEAEFKVSAKYGLRSDEVLARREIYGLNELEKHSGPSIWHLVLEQFNDTLVRILLVAAVVSFVLAWCDGDEGGEMGITAFVEPLVIFLILIVNAIVGVWQENNAEKALEALKEIQSEHATVTRDGELIPNLPAKELVPGDIVELKVGDKVPADLRILHLISSTVRVEQASLTGENAAVNKTNHVVESEDIDIQGKECMVFAGTTVVNGSCVCLVTQTGMNTEIGKIHSQIHEASQSEEDTPLKKKLNEFGEVLTAIIGVICAVVWLINVKYFLTWEYVDGWPSNFKFSFEKCTYYFEIAVALAVAAIPEGLPAVITTCLALGTRKMAQKNALVRKLPSVETLGCTTVICSDKTGTLTTNQMSVVRLVAMGRWTDTLRTFKVDGTTYNPRDGKIHEWPSSDMDANLQIIAKIAAVCNDSSISQSGHHFVTSGMPTEAALKVLVEKMGLPGDCDTSLVDSDDILKCCKWWNEMAQRVATLEFDRIRKSMGVIVKSKSGTNCLLVKGAVENLLERSSYIQLLDGSVVLLDDRSKSLILDALHDMSTNQLRCLGFAYKDDLTEFATYDGEDHPAHKLLLDPSNYSSIETGLIFVGLVGLRDPPRKEVHKAIEDCRTAGIRVMVITGDNKETAEAICRDIGVFTLDEDIHSKSFTGKDFMSRSSNEKKSLLRQNGGLLFSRAEPRHKQEIVRLLKEDGEVVAMTGDGVNDAPALKMADIGIAMGIAGTEVAKEASDMVLADDNFNTIVAAVGEGRSIYNNMKAFIRYMISSNIGEVASIFLTAALGIPEGLIPVQLLWVNLVTDGPPATALGFNPPDKDIMKKPPRRSDDSLITAWILFRYMVIGLYVGIATVGIFIIWYTHGSFAGIDLSGDGHTLVTYSQLSNWGECSSWEGFKVAPFTAGARSFTFDDNPCDYFQTGKVKAMTLSLSVLVAIEMFNSLNALSEDGSLLSMPPWANPWLLLAMSISFGLHFLILYVPFLAQVFGIVPLSFNEWLLVLVVAFPVILIDEVLKFVGRCTNSSGAKRRPTKHKDE; translated from the exons ATGGGGAAAGGAGGGCAGGATGACGGGAAGAAGGGTGTTGAGACGCCGATCTCGAATTTTCCCGCCTGGGCGAGGAGTGTCCAGGAGTGCGAGGCCGAATTCAAGGTTTCGGCTAAGTACGGGCTCCGATCCGACGAGGTGCTGGCGCGGCGGGAGATTTATGGGCTGAACGAACTCGAGAAGCACTCTGGGCCATCGATCTGGCATTTGGTTCTTGAGCAGTTCAATGATACGCTGGTCCGGATCCTCCTTGTGGCCGCCGTCGTTTCCTTTGTGCTGGCTTGGTGCGATGGCGACGAAGGTGGTGAGATGGGGATCACTGCCTTTGTCGAGCCCTTGGTGATCTTCCTTATTCTGATAGTGAATGCAATCGTTGGTGTTTGGCAAGAGAACAACGCCGAGAAGGCACTTGAGGCCCTCAAAGAAATCCAGTCCGAGCATGCCACCGTTACAAGGGACGGTGAGCTAATTCCAAATCTGCCTGCTAAGGAGCTTGTGCCAGGTGACATTGTGGAGCTCAAGGTTGGGGATAAGGTTCCTGCGGATCTGAGGATTTTGCACCTGATCAGCTCTACTGTGAGGGTAGAACAAGCATCTCTCACCGGAGAGAATGCTGCCGTGAATAAAACCAACCATGTAGTTGAGTCTGAAGACATAGATATCCAAGGGAAGGAATGCATGGTCTTTGCAGGTACTACAGTTGTGAATGGCAGCTGTGTGTGCTTGGTTACACAGACCGGCATGAACACTGAAATTGGTAAGATACATTCGCAGATTCATGAAGCTTCACAGAGTGAAGAAGATACGCCACTGAAGAAGAAACTGAATGAGTTTGGTGAGGTCCTTACAGCTATCATCGGTGTGATTTGTGCTGTTGTTTGGCTTATCAATGTGAAGTACTTCTTAACCTGGGAGTATGTTGATGGCTGGCCGAGTAATTTCaagttctcttttgagaagtgtacttATTACTTTGAGATTGCTGTGGCCTTGGCTGTTGCAGCAATCCCAGAAGGGTTGCCTGCAGTTATCACTACTTGCTTGGCATTGGGTACACGGAAGATGGCACAAAAGAATGCATTGGTCCGGAAGCTACCAAGTGTTGAGACTTTGGGTTGCACAACTGTGATATGCTCTGATAAGACTGGTACATTAACCACAAACCAGATGTCTGTCGTAAGGCTTGTTGCAATGGGGCGCTGGACAGATACACTTAGAACATTCAAAGTGGATGGTACCACATACAATCCTCGTGATGGGAAGATCCATGAATGGCCATCCAGTGATATGGATGCAAATCTTCAAATTATTGCTAAGATTGCAGCTGTTTGTAATGACTCGAGCATCAGTCAGTCAGGACATCACTTTGTCACCAGTGGTATGCCCACGGAGGCAGCCTTGAAG gTCTTGGTTGAGAAAATGGGTCTTCCTGGCGATTGTGATACTTCATTGGTGGACTCGGATGACATATTAA AGTGCTGTAAATGGTGGAATGAAATGGCTCAGAGGGTTGCTACTCTTGAGTTTGATCGCATTCGAAAGTCGATGGGAGTTATTGTTAAATCAAAGTCAGGAACCAACTGTTTACTTGTAAAG ggtgctgtagaaaatttgttGGAAAGAAGTTCCTACATTCAACTGCTTGATGGATCTGTAGTCCTGTTAGATGACAGGTCAAAAAGTCTGATTCTGGATGCTCTTCATGACATGTCAACAAATCAATTGCGCTGTTTGGGATTTGCTTATAAGGATGATCTAACAGAATTTGCAACATATGATGGTGAAGACCACCCGGCTCATAAACTTCTTCTTGATCCGTCAAATTATTCATCCATTGAGACTGGTCTCATATTTGTTGGACTAGTAGGGCTTAGA GATCCTCCACGGAAAGAGGTCCACAAAGCAATTGAAGATTGTAGAACAGCTGGCATCCGAGTTATGGTCATAACTGGAGATAACAAGGAAACAGCTGAAGCAATTTGCCGTGACATAGGTGTATTTACACTTGACGAAGATATACATTCAAAGAGCTTCACGGGCAAAGATTTTATGTCTAGATCGTCTAATGAGAAAAAGTCCCTTTTGAGGCAAAATGGTGGCCTTCTCTTTTCTAGAGCAGAACCAAGGCATAAACAAGAGATTGTGAGATTGCTGAAAGAGGATGGCGAGGTAGTTGCAATGACGGGGGATGGAGTGAATGATGCCCCTGCATTGAAAATGGCAGATATTGGTATAGCAATGGGCATTGCTGGGACAGAG GTTGCTAAGGAAGCCTCAGACATGGTGCTAGCAGATGATAATTTTAATACAATAGTTGCAGCAGTTGGTGAGGGAAGATCAATTTACAACAATATGAAAGCTTTCATAAG GTACATGATCTCCTCAAATATTGGTGAAGTTGCTTCCATTTTTCTTACGGCGGCTTTAGGTATTCCTGAAGGGTTGATACCAGTTCAACTTTTGTGGGTCAATCTTGTCACAGATGGCCCTCCTGCAACTGCTCTTGGATTCAACCCACCTGACAAAGATATTATGAAGAAGCCACCTCGTAGGAGTGATGATTCATTGATTACTGCATGGATTTTATTCCGTTATATG GTCATCGGACTTTATGTGGGGATTGCCACTGTGGGTATCTTCATTATATGGTATACTCATGGTTCTTTTGCGGGCATTGACTTGAGTGGTGATGGCCATACTCTTGTAACCTATTCTCAACTCTCTAATTGGGGAGAATGCTCCTCATGGGAGGGCTTCAAGGTCGCACCATTCACTGCTGGGGCACGGAGTTTCACCTTTGACGACAATCCCTGTGACTACTTCCAGACCGGCAAGGTGAAGGCTATGACCCTTTCGCTGTCTGTCTTGGTGGCGATTGAGATGTTCAATTCACTGAATGCATTATCCGAAGATGGGAGCCTTCTGAGCATGCCTCCCTGGGCCAATCCGTGGCTTCTTTTGGCCATGTCCATCTCATTTGGGCTGCATTTCTTGATATTGTATGTCCCTTTCCTTGCTCAAGTGTTTGGAATAGTGCCTCTCAGTTTCAACGAGTGGCTCCTGGTGTTGGTGGTTGCATTTCCGGTGATCCTTATCGACGAGGTCCTCAAGTTTGTTGGGCGCTGCACAAATTCTTCAGGTGCCAAGAGACGCCCCACGAAGCACAAGGATGAGTAG
- the LOC135676345 gene encoding probable LRR receptor-like serine/threonine-protein kinase At1g05700 isoform X3, with protein sequence MAKHLKTSLLLLLPLLPLLVATVSAGVFLSIDCGSSESFIDESNIEWVGDNLYIGHGRSFVFRNRGSLSRAMTTLRFFDSRRKSCYRIDVSGGGRVLVRASFNYGNYDGKSFPPSFALQFDANGWDTVVTSLDQPVSREAIYVVKGDATSVCVALTLTNQFPFVSAIEVRSLEWSMYAHVDPSRALFLRTREAFGAQQIVRYKDDVYDRIWTPSIISNGLTALASDTSFIVPDSMDKPPALVLQTAVAPTQPSSLSILLTYRPTSTLTIFMNMYFSEMSELESTQMRSFEIYVDGVNVSAPVSPPYQNFIELSFNMPANSNTAIELRPTADSTLPPIISAMEVFLVSAALSNGTNADDVNALGTLQRQFKVLLDWNGDPCLPLSYNWEWVRCSSDEKPRITELILSGFRLTGVLPNFGALTALEIVDLHDNSLSGEIPDFLGNLPKLRILNLAYDHFSGWVPSSLTQNTKLDLEVSGNQDLCPSGRSCNGRRGSPKEGKGKGLWWKLAIVGLGVFIIICACQIAPDQWQQVYSFLQNQ encoded by the exons ATGGCTAAGCACCTCAAGACCTCCCTTCTCTTGCTGCTTCCACTACTTCCTCTCCTCGTCGCAACTGTTTCAGCTGGTG TGTTCCTCAGCATCGACTGTGGATCTTCGGAGTCGTTCATCGACGAAAGTAACATCGAATGGGTAGGCGACAACTTGTACATCGGGCACGGCCGAAGCTTCGTCTTCAGGAACCGCGGTTCGCTCTCGCGGGCCATGACCACACTCAGATTCTTCGACTCGAGGAGGAAGAGCTGTTACCGGATCGACGTTAGCGGCGGCGGACGAGTGCTCGTCCGTGCCAGCTTCAACTACGGGAACTACGACGGGAAGTCATTTCCTCCAAGCTTCGCTCTGCAGTTCGACGCCAACGGCTGGGACACGGTGGTGACGTCGCTGGATCAGCCGGTCTCGCGCGAGGCGATCTACGTGGTGAAAGGCGACGCCACCAGCGTGTGCGTCGCCCTGACGCTGACGAACCAGTTCCCGTTCGTGTCCGCCATCGAGGTCAGGAGCTTGGAGTGGAGCATGTATGCCCATGTCGACCCCAGCCGTGCGCTATTCCTGCGAACAAGGGAGGCCTTTGGTGCACAGCAAATCGTGAGGTACAAGGATGATGTTTATGACCGTATATGGACCCCAAGCATAATATCGAACGGGTTGACAGCACTCGCAAGTGATACAAGCTTCATCGTCCCGGATTCAATGGATAAGCCCCCAGCGTTGGTGCTGCAGACTGCAGTAGCACCCACCCAACCATCGAGCTTGTCGATTCTTCTCACTTATCGACCAACATCCACCCTAACAATCTTCATGAACATGTACTTCTCAGAGATGTCCGAGCTAGAGTCCACTCAGATGCGTTCCTTCGAGATCTATGTCGACGGCGTGAATGTTTCAGCACCTGTAAGCCCACCTTACCAGAATTTCATCGAGTTATCCTTTAACATGCCAGCAAACTCCAACACAGCCATCGAGTTGAGGCCCACGGCTGACTCCACGCTTCCGCCAATCATCAGCGCCATGGAGGTTTTCCTTGTCAGTGCTGCTCTGAGCAATGGAACCAATGCAGACGACG TGAACGCACTTGGGACTCTGCAACGACAGTTCAAGGTCCTCCTGGACTGGAATGGCGATCCCTGCCTCCCATTATCCTACAACTGGGAATGGGTGAGATGCAGCTCCGATGAAAAACCTAGAATCACAGAACT AATTCTATCCGGATTTAGACTTACTGGAGTTCTGCCCAACTTCGGTGCATTAACTGCCCTGGAAATTGT AGATCTGCACGATAACTCCTTGAGTGGGGAGATTCCAGATTTCTTAGGCAATTTGCCCAAACTACGAATACT AAACTTGGCTTACGACCACTTCAGTGGATGGGTACCCTCCTCGCTGACGCAGAACACCAAACTTGACTTGGA GGTTTCCGGTAATCAAGACTTGTGCCCGTCGGGCCGATCATGCAACGGGAGGAGAGGCTCGCCGAAGGAAGGGAAAGGCAAGGGACTTTGGTGGAAACTCGCCATTGTTGGTCTTGGCGTCTTTATAATAATATGCGCCTGTCAGATAGCCCCCGATCAATGGCAACAAGTTTATTCCTTTTTACAGAACCAATAA
- the LOC135676346 gene encoding calcium-transporting ATPase 1, endoplasmic reticulum-type-like, which yields MSRSSNEKKSLLRQNGGLLFSRAEPRHKQEIVRLLKEDGEVVAMTGDGVNDAPALKMADIGIAMGIAGTEVAKEASDMVLADDNFNTIVAAVGEGRSIYNNMKAFIRYMISSNIGEVASIFLTAALGIPEGLIPVQLLWVNLVTDGPPATALGFNPPDKDIMKKPPRRSDDSLITAWILFRYMVIGLYVGIATVGIFIIWYTHGSFAGIDLSGDGHTLVTYSQLSNWGECSSWEGFKVAPFTAGARSFTFDDNPCDYFQTGKVKAMTLSLSVLVAIEMFNSLNALSEDGSLLSMPPWANPWLLLAMSISFGLHFLILYVPFLAQVFGIVPLSFNEWLLVLVVAFPVILIDEVLKFVGRCTNSSGAKRRPTKHKDE from the exons ATGTCTAGATCGTCTAATGAGAAAAAGTCCCTTTTGAGGCAAAATGGTGGCCTTCTCTTTTCTAGAGCAGAACCAAGGCATAAACAAGAGATTGTGAGATTGCTGAAAGAGGATGGCGAGGTAGTTGCAATGACGGGGGATGGAGTGAATGATGCCCCTGCATTGAAAATGGCAGATATTGGTATAGCAATGGGCATTGCTGGGACAGAG GTTGCTAAGGAAGCCTCAGACATGGTGCTAGCAGATGATAATTTTAATACAATAGTTGCAGCAGTTGGTGAGGGAAGATCAATTTACAACAATATGAAAGCTTTCATAAG GTACATGATCTCCTCAAATATTGGTGAAGTTGCTTCCATTTTTCTTACGGCGGCTTTAGGTATTCCTGAAGGGTTGATACCAGTTCAACTTTTGTGGGTCAATCTTGTCACAGATGGCCCTCCTGCAACTGCTCTTGGATTCAACCCACCTGACAAAGATATTATGAAGAAGCCACCTCGTAGGAGTGATGATTCATTGATTACTGCATGGATTTTATTCCGTTATATG GTCATCGGACTTTATGTGGGGATTGCCACTGTGGGTATCTTCATTATATGGTATACTCATGGTTCTTTTGCGGGCATTGACTTGAGTGGTGATGGCCATACTCTTGTAACCTATTCTCAACTCTCTAATTGGGGAGAATGCTCCTCATGGGAGGGCTTCAAGGTCGCACCATTCACTGCTGGGGCACGGAGTTTCACCTTTGACGACAATCCCTGTGACTACTTCCAGACCGGCAAGGTGAAGGCTATGACCCTTTCGCTGTCTGTCTTGGTGGCGATTGAGATGTTCAATTCACTGAATGCATTATCCGAAGATGGGAGCCTTCTGAGCATGCCTCCCTGGGCCAATCCGTGGCTTCTTTTGGCCATGTCCATCTCATTTGGGCTGCATTTCTTGATATTGTATGTCCCTTTCCTTGCTCAAGTGTTTGGAATAGTGCCTCTCAGTTTCAACGAGTGGCTCCTGGTGTTGGTGGTTGCATTTCCGGTGATCCTTATCGACGAGGTCCTCAAGTTTGTTGGGCGCTGCACAAATTCTTCAGGTGCCAAGAGACGCCCCACGAAGCACAAGGATGAGTAG